In Nitrospinota bacterium, the genomic window GAACGGGATGACGAAAAACAGGACGACGTGGCCGGAAACGGAAAAATACTTGGCTCAGGGGCAAGAGTGTTCACCGCCCCGGTGGAAGACAAGACCGAAGCGCCAAAGAATCAGGAACGCAGGGCGAAACGGGGGGCGCGGAAAATCCTTGCGCGGCGCCGGATGCGGATGCTAAGCCTTGCTAACGTTCTTATTTCAGCGGGGATGTTGCCAGCATACTTCCTTGATAACGAAGCAGAGCGGTTAAAGCTTTGCAACTCCATAAATCCTTATCAGGCTCGCACGGACGGTCTGGAAAGGATGCTTTCCCTTCACGAGTTTGGCCGCGCTTTATTTCACATGAACAAAAGACGCGGTTTTAAAAGCAACCGCAAGGCCGACAGGAAAGAAAAGGACAAAGACAAAAGCAAGGTTCTGGGCGCGATCAAGGAACTTTCGAAAAAGATAGGCGGGGACACTCTTGGCCAATATCTCTACTCACAAAATGGCGGGATATCCATCCGCAAGCAATACACCCACCGCGACATGTATGAAACTGAGTTTGATAAACTTTGGGCCGTGCAATCCGCCCATCATTCCGCGCTGACGCAAGACCTTAAAGTAAAAATCCACCGGGCGCTTTTCTTCCAGAGGCCGCTCAAGTCGCAGAAAAACCTTGTGGGATTTTGCGATCTGGAGAAAAAATTATGGAAGACGCCTGAAGGGCGCTTTATAGACAAAGGCCCGCGCCGCGCCGCCAAGTCCCACCCAATGGCACAGAGAATCAGAACCTTGCAGGACATCACCAACCTTAAAATCAACGGCGCTCCTCTTAACGAAACGCAACGCAAGGACATCATAGTTGCCATTGACGGGAAGGAAAAGCTGACTTGGGCGCAGGTTAAAAAAGTTGCGGGACTGCATAAGGAGACAAAGCTAAACCTGGAAGAAACCGGTAAAAAGCACATTCCTAGCGATTATACATCTTTCAATATTGCAAGAGCCCTGGGCGGCAAATGGGGTGCTCTGGACGAAGCAAAGCGGGAATGTTTATATACCGACCTTGCGACAATTGAAAACGAAGCGGCGTTAATCAAACGCCTTACCGGGGCTTGGAGCTTTTCAAAGGAAGAGGCGGAAGTTCTTGCCAAAGTGGAGTTGGAAGATGGTTACGCCGCCCATTCTTTAAAAGCCATCAAAAAGCTGTTACCACATATGGAAGCCGGACTCACCTATCCAGAAGCCAAAATCAAGGCGGGCTACGGCGCTGTGAGCGGCGCCAGTGGTGGACTTGGCCAACTTCCCGAACCGCCGCAAATGCGAAATCCTGTTGTCCAAAAAGCGTTGTATGAAACCCGCAAGGTAGTAAACGCCATCATCCGGAAATTTGGTAAGCCTGACATCATCCGGGTGGAACTGGCGCGGGACGCCAAACAACCCAAGAAGGTGAAAGATGATCGGTTAAAGCAAATACGTGATCGAGAGGAGGAGAACGAAACTATAAATAACGATCTTAAGAATGAATTCGGTGTAGCCAAGCCGACAAGGGAGGATAGGGAAAAGTACCGCCTTTGGATTGAGTGCAATCAAACCAGTCCCTATTCAGGTAAAACCATAGGCAAGCAGGAACTATTCGCAGCCGATGTTCAGGTGGAGCATATTCTCCCATGGCAGCGTTCACTCGATAATTCCTACATGAACAAGACGCTATGTTTCCACACGGAAAATCTGGGAAAAGGGGACAAAACACCTTTTGAAGCATGGGGTCACTACGAACAGAAATGGGGCGAAATTGAAACGAGAATCCAAAACTTTCCGCCTTCGAAACGCCGACGGTTCTACATGACCGAAATCCCCGATGGCTTTCTGGACAGCCAGTTGACTGACACGCGATATATCACAAAGGAAGTGTGCGCCTATTTAAAAACAACCGGGGTGCGTGTTGATACGAACAAGGGGCTTTTCACCGCATGGCTAAGGGGTGAATGGGGCCTTTATGATATTTTGCCCAGGCGCAATTACGATCTGAAAGCCGGCAAGGACCGCTCCGACCACCGCCATCACGCTCTGGACGCAATAGTCATTGCCCTAACCGGCCCATGGCAGGTTCATGTGATGAGCAGGGCTACATCACGCGGTGATGGACGGATGCGTTACTCAAACTTTCCGGCCCCTTGGCCCAACTTCCGCGATGACGTTAAGACCGCCATTGACGAAATCATCGTCTCCCACCGCGCCACACGCAAGATTCGCGGGGCGCTTCATGAAGAAACTTCGTATGGGGCGACATCGGAAAAAGGTGTTTTCGTCCGGCGAAAGGCGATAGAGAGCATGACACCCGGTGAAGCGGAGCGGATCAGGGATGCGCGCATCAAGGATATGGTTCAAAAACGGATTGAGGAGCATGGAGGTGATTATAAAGCCGCGCTCAAAACCGAATTTGTCATCGGCAAGAATCCGGTAAAAAAGGCGAGGATCACCGTCAACATGGGCGTGGACACTGTTTTCCCCATCAAAGACGAAACTGGCAAGGCTTACAGGTATGTGACATATGGCAACAACCACCATATCGAGATCGTCAAGAATCTGAAAACCGGAAAACATGAAGGGGTTGTTGTTACCACCATGGAGGCCGCCCGGCGCGCCCGAATTGGGAAGCTGGCCATTATCCAGCGCGATCACGGGGCGGATTATGAGTTTGTGATGTCCCTTTCCATCAATGAGATGGTGAAGATACCGGTGGATGGAGGGTTTGAGTATTATAGGGTGCAACTTCTAAACCAAACATCAAAGCAAATCACGTTAAGAAAACATACCTCTGCGGATATAACAGATAACTCAACAAGGCTCATGCCTGTCCCTAGCTCATTACTAGGAACTGGAGCGCAAAAGGTAATTATCTCCCCCATTGGCGATGTTTTTCCAGCACATGATTAAACGGACGGTCGAAATATCATCGGGGGCGGCGCATCTTTCCCTGCGGCTAAAACAGCTTGCGGTAAAAAGAGATGGCGAGGATGAAGTGACCGTGCCGCTGGAGGAT contains:
- the cas9 gene encoding type II CRISPR RNA-guided endonuclease Cas9 (Cas9, originally named Csn1, is the large, multifunctional signature protein of type II CRISPR/Cas systems. It is well known even to general audiences because its RNA-guided endonuclease activity has made it a popular tool for custom editing of eukaryotic genomes.) codes for the protein MKILGLDIGTNSIGWAVIERDDEKQDDVAGNGKILGSGARVFTAPVEDKTEAPKNQERRAKRGARKILARRRMRMLSLANVLISAGMLPAYFLDNEAERLKLCNSINPYQARTDGLERMLSLHEFGRALFHMNKRRGFKSNRKADRKEKDKDKSKVLGAIKELSKKIGGDTLGQYLYSQNGGISIRKQYTHRDMYETEFDKLWAVQSAHHSALTQDLKVKIHRALFFQRPLKSQKNLVGFCDLEKKLWKTPEGRFIDKGPRRAAKSHPMAQRIRTLQDITNLKINGAPLNETQRKDIIVAIDGKEKLTWAQVKKVAGLHKETKLNLEETGKKHIPSDYTSFNIARALGGKWGALDEAKRECLYTDLATIENEAALIKRLTGAWSFSKEEAEVLAKVELEDGYAAHSLKAIKKLLPHMEAGLTYPEAKIKAGYGAVSGASGGLGQLPEPPQMRNPVVQKALYETRKVVNAIIRKFGKPDIIRVELARDAKQPKKVKDDRLKQIRDREEENETINNDLKNEFGVAKPTREDREKYRLWIECNQTSPYSGKTIGKQELFAADVQVEHILPWQRSLDNSYMNKTLCFHTENLGKGDKTPFEAWGHYEQKWGEIETRIQNFPPSKRRRFYMTEIPDGFLDSQLTDTRYITKEVCAYLKTTGVRVDTNKGLFTAWLRGEWGLYDILPRRNYDLKAGKDRSDHRHHALDAIVIALTGPWQVHVMSRATSRGDGRMRYSNFPAPWPNFRDDVKTAIDEIIVSHRATRKIRGALHEETSYGATSEKGVFVRRKAIESMTPGEAERIRDARIKDMVQKRIEEHGGDYKAALKTEFVIGKNPVKKARITVNMGVDTVFPIKDETGKAYRYVTYGNNHHIEIVKNLKTGKHEGVVVTTMEAARRARIGKLAIIQRDHGADYEFVMSLSINEMVKIPVDGGFEYYRVQLLNQTSKQITLRKHTSADITDNSTRLMPVPSSLLGTGAQKVIISPIGDVFPAHD